The Algoriphagus sp. TR-M9 genome has a window encoding:
- a CDS encoding RNA polymerase sigma-70 factor, which produces MTENILHSSPLTSMDEEAFEKVFKTYFKALHAYAQAILKDSEAAEEIVQSVFLKLWEKRENLEINSSLKAYLYRAVYNESLNYINHQKVKRKHWDHTHYEMTQGNPENVGDTIQGQENELYDRFQLALSKLPEKCRMVFHLSRFEELKYQEIAKRMGISIKTVEAHMGKALKTLRVELAEFLPLLLLFLINLWKS; this is translated from the coding sequence GTGACCGAGAATATACTACATTCTTCTCCCCTCACGAGCATGGATGAGGAGGCCTTTGAAAAAGTATTTAAAACCTACTTCAAAGCCTTACATGCCTATGCTCAGGCAATTCTCAAAGATTCTGAAGCTGCTGAGGAAATCGTCCAAAGCGTATTTCTAAAGCTTTGGGAAAAACGGGAGAACTTGGAAATCAACAGTTCCCTGAAGGCATACCTCTACCGGGCTGTTTACAATGAAAGTCTGAACTACATCAACCATCAGAAAGTGAAACGCAAACATTGGGATCATACCCACTACGAAATGACTCAGGGCAATCCTGAGAATGTAGGTGATACCATCCAAGGTCAAGAAAATGAGCTGTACGATCGTTTTCAGCTGGCACTGAGCAAACTGCCGGAAAAATGCCGAATGGTGTTTCATCTGAGCAGATTTGAGGAACTGAAATATCAGGAAATAGCAAAGAGAATGGGAATTTCCATCAAAACCGTGGAAGCCCATATGGGTAAAGCATTGAAAACTTTGCGAGTAGAACTTGCCGAGTTTCTCCCATTGCTTTTATTGTTTTTGATCAATCTATGGAAATCATGA
- a CDS encoding FecR family protein: protein MKEELLIKYLLDESNVDETKAVENWIAADEKNQKEFDQIKWVWNSSKVLLEKSEVDEQVAWEKFNKLKARKSASIPKQKQRFLESNWFRAAATVSLILISTWVYTFFLPQSGKAYFGSVELQSESSPVAYPLLDGTAIVLNKNTQLSYTQKLFGKERNVSMDSGEAFFEVKRNEAKPFKIRAEQVEITVLGTSFHVKTNEIATEVIVVTGSVKVQIGESEEVLKPNEKVTVSHESGKMTKSIPENQLYNYYVSKLFQAEGIPLQELVYSLNEAYGTNIKIQGEELKNMPITTTLEYGSLDQNLEVLKETLQLKVSRTADQILIE from the coding sequence ATGAAGGAAGAACTATTGATAAAATACCTGCTTGACGAAAGCAATGTGGACGAGACCAAAGCGGTAGAAAATTGGATAGCTGCGGACGAGAAAAACCAGAAGGAATTTGATCAAATCAAGTGGGTTTGGAATTCCAGCAAGGTTCTGTTGGAAAAAAGTGAAGTAGATGAGCAAGTTGCTTGGGAAAAATTCAACAAGCTAAAAGCCCGAAAGTCAGCTTCAATTCCCAAGCAGAAGCAGCGATTCCTGGAATCAAATTGGTTCAGGGCAGCCGCTACCGTAAGCTTGATTCTTATCAGCACTTGGGTTTACACGTTTTTCCTTCCGCAATCGGGGAAAGCCTACTTTGGTTCTGTTGAACTTCAGTCAGAAAGTAGTCCTGTGGCTTATCCACTCTTGGACGGCACAGCTATAGTTTTAAATAAAAACACGCAGTTAAGCTATACGCAAAAGCTCTTTGGAAAAGAAAGAAATGTGAGTATGGACAGTGGAGAAGCCTTTTTTGAAGTAAAAAGGAATGAAGCTAAACCATTTAAAATTCGCGCAGAGCAAGTTGAAATCACCGTTTTGGGTACAAGTTTTCATGTCAAAACCAATGAAATAGCTACGGAAGTAATAGTGGTTACCGGTTCGGTAAAAGTGCAAATAGGAGAATCAGAAGAAGTCTTAAAGCCTAATGAGAAAGTCACTGTAAGCCATGAATCTGGCAAAATGACCAAGAGTATTCCTGAAAATCAGCTTTACAATTACTACGTGAGCAAACTCTTCCAGGCAGAAGGTATTCCACTGCAGGAACTAGTCTACAGTCTGAATGAAGCCTACGGGACTAATATCAAAATCCAAGGAGAGGAACTGAAAAACATGCCTATTACGACTACCTTAGAATATGGATCACTGGATCAGAACCTGGAGGTTTTGAAAGAAACACTACAGCTTAAAGTAAGCCGTACAGCTGATCAAATACTGATTGAATAA
- a CDS encoding carboxypeptidase-like regulatory domain-containing protein, with amino-acid sequence MTSSVSFTRGLFLGLIFLLYQSTAFSQFLEKKISLKPAAEDLNLKQVLDTLSAENDFYFSYESSLLDLKQELKTPNYSGTIRNFLETEIGDQYEFKELPGYIIIRFAPEKLDLDAEMQTRFRRVTIKGQITNIRTQEGVNQASIYDKNTLASTLTDENGYFELKYKKDNSSIWLTLSKENYRDTTFLLLPTVDIVADQENKRFRYLPGDSTTQSIEESFMGRLFIGFRQRLQGINVGSFFAESPFQMSLVPGISSKGIFNSQTISNFSLNLIGGYTAGIEGMEIAGIFNINKRDVKSFQAAGIFNMVGGGSKGFQVGGIYNLVYKNVEGLQVGGIYNQVQGNVKGLQIGGINNRVKGSADAQIGGILNQASASDVLQIAGIANHSREKAGFQLAGISNSSSGEVNHQISGIFNRAKSVNGFQFALINAAEQSDYPIGLLNFIKNGEKNLTFAIDESGFTHFGFRSGGRKMYGIVGLAYQLREVDTPYALEVGMGIHLIPSRRFSLDTEFVAMTASDFVAVNNHIQSFRLLPGVNLGKHFRLFAGPSLNFAFLDPGQENFTDGWNILEKTNSTGIYRSYGGVTGGLQVVF; translated from the coding sequence ATGACGAGCTCTGTTTCATTTACTCGAGGCCTATTTTTGGGTTTGATTTTTTTGCTTTACCAATCCACTGCTTTTTCTCAGTTTTTGGAAAAAAAAATCAGTCTAAAGCCTGCTGCTGAGGACTTAAACCTCAAGCAGGTGCTGGATACACTTTCTGCTGAAAACGACTTTTATTTCTCCTACGAAAGTAGCCTGCTGGATTTGAAGCAGGAATTGAAAACACCGAACTACTCAGGCACCATCAGAAATTTTCTAGAAACGGAAATCGGCGATCAATATGAGTTCAAAGAACTGCCCGGCTACATTATCATCCGTTTTGCTCCCGAAAAATTAGACCTGGATGCAGAAATGCAAACCCGATTCAGAAGGGTAACTATCAAAGGTCAAATCACCAATATCCGCACCCAAGAAGGTGTCAATCAAGCCAGTATTTATGACAAAAACACGCTTGCATCTACCCTTACTGACGAAAATGGCTATTTCGAACTAAAATATAAGAAAGACAATTCCTCGATCTGGCTAACGCTTAGCAAAGAAAATTACAGAGATACCACCTTTTTACTGCTGCCCACTGTGGATATAGTGGCTGATCAGGAAAACAAAAGGTTTCGCTATTTACCTGGGGACAGCACCACCCAATCCATTGAGGAAAGCTTTATGGGGAGGCTATTTATTGGTTTCCGGCAGCGGCTCCAGGGTATCAATGTCGGAAGCTTTTTTGCAGAGAGTCCCTTCCAAATGTCCTTGGTGCCGGGGATCAGTTCCAAAGGTATTTTCAACAGCCAGACCATTAGTAACTTTTCCCTAAACCTTATCGGAGGTTACACTGCTGGCATTGAGGGAATGGAAATAGCCGGGATTTTCAATATCAACAAAAGGGATGTGAAATCTTTTCAGGCCGCCGGGATTTTCAATATGGTAGGCGGTGGTTCCAAAGGTTTTCAGGTAGGCGGAATCTATAATCTGGTGTACAAAAATGTGGAAGGCTTGCAGGTGGGTGGCATTTATAATCAGGTACAGGGCAATGTAAAGGGGCTACAAATCGGAGGAATTAACAACAGAGTGAAGGGCTCGGCAGATGCACAAATTGGTGGTATTTTGAACCAGGCCAGTGCTTCAGATGTCTTGCAGATAGCAGGAATCGCTAATCATAGTAGAGAAAAGGCCGGCTTTCAGCTGGCTGGGATAAGCAACAGTAGCTCAGGCGAAGTCAACCACCAAATTTCCGGAATATTCAACCGGGCAAAATCAGTGAACGGGTTTCAATTTGCGCTCATCAATGCCGCAGAGCAGAGCGACTACCCCATCGGGCTATTGAACTTTATCAAAAACGGTGAAAAGAATCTGACTTTTGCGATTGACGAATCTGGGTTTACTCACTTTGGATTCAGATCCGGAGGCCGGAAAATGTACGGGATAGTAGGTTTGGCTTACCAGCTCAGGGAGGTGGATACGCCCTACGCACTAGAGGTAGGGATGGGAATTCACTTGATTCCTTCTCGTAGGTTTTCCTTGGACACCGAGTTCGTAGCCATGACTGCCAGTGATTTTGTCGCTGTAAATAACCATATACAGTCATTTAGATTATTGCCCGGTGTAAACTTGGGCAAACACTTCAGACTATTTGCAGGACCAAGTCTTAATTTTGCTTTCCTAGATCCGGGTCAGGAAAACTTCACGGATGGTTGGAATATTTTGGAAAAAACCAATTCTACGGGAATATACAGAAGCTATGGCGGTGTGACAGGAGGCCTACAGGTGGTGTTTTAA
- a CDS encoding transglutaminase family protein: MKYQVTHITDYIYEFPATLCHNLMFQIPADLDFQTVNSTGYDISPKPSFEVERTDFFGNKYLYFSIERSHKKLTVKSKSTVTLKSPEWIKAKPEETEAWEKVVNWLHSTAAPNDTRQYYLESPHVQLIEEIKEYALKSFTPNRPIMDAVLDLNSRIFKDFAFTPGFTDISTPLVKVFEHKKGVCQDFAHFSLACLRVLGLAAKYVSGYIETLPPPGKPKLIGADASHAWIAVFIPDLGWVEFDATNNLLVNDKHVRVAYGRDFSDVTPLKGIVYSGSEQVMKVSVDVRNLSHVED, translated from the coding sequence ATGAAGTATCAGGTCACACATATTACAGACTATATTTATGAGTTTCCGGCCACACTCTGCCATAATCTGATGTTTCAGATTCCCGCAGATCTGGATTTCCAAACTGTAAATAGTACAGGCTATGACATAAGTCCAAAGCCTAGTTTTGAAGTAGAGCGAACAGATTTTTTCGGAAACAAGTATTTGTATTTTTCCATTGAGCGGTCTCATAAGAAGTTGACAGTCAAATCGAAAAGTACCGTCACCTTGAAGAGCCCGGAATGGATTAAGGCCAAACCCGAAGAAACAGAAGCTTGGGAAAAGGTGGTGAACTGGCTGCACAGTACAGCTGCGCCAAATGACACCCGCCAATATTATTTGGAATCACCTCATGTCCAACTGATAGAAGAGATTAAGGAATATGCGTTAAAATCCTTTACTCCCAATCGCCCTATCATGGATGCAGTATTGGATTTAAACAGCAGGATTTTTAAGGATTTTGCTTTTACTCCAGGGTTTACTGATATCAGCACTCCTTTGGTTAAGGTATTTGAGCATAAAAAAGGCGTTTGCCAGGATTTTGCTCATTTTTCTTTGGCTTGTTTGAGAGTTTTGGGTTTGGCAGCAAAGTATGTAAGTGGCTACATAGAAACCTTACCTCCACCGGGTAAACCGAAGTTGATAGGAGCAGATGCTTCCCATGCTTGGATAGCCGTCTTCATCCCAGATTTAGGCTGGGTAGAATTTGATGCTACTAATAATCTATTGGTCAACGATAAACACGTCAGGGTAGCCTATGGGAGGGATTTCAGTGATGTGACACCTCTGAAAGGCATAGTCTACAGTGGAAGTGAACAAGTCATGAAAGTAAGTGTGGATGTGAGGAATTTGAGTCATGTGGAAGATTGA
- a CDS encoding circularly permuted type 2 ATP-grasp protein, translating to MFNNAPFLDEMATDQGKIQPHWERIAKYYEQIGSERMAQFHEEVGRQLRENGVTYNVYGDPDGMNRPWILDPVPMVFSTEEWEGIEKGLIQRTQLLNLILRDLYGDQSLIKEGHIPFELVYNHRGFLRQAHHIKLDGEQQLIQYSSDLARGPNGKMWVLHDRTDAPSGAGYTFENRAAMTRVFPDLIRENHVSKITSYYQTFKNTLSQLTTNNKENPRVVLLSPGPTNETFFEHAYISSFMGFTLAFGEDLTVSDGYVWLKTIKGLEKVDVIIRRVDDVFCDPLEFRSDSHLGVVGLMEAIRQRKVLVINPLGCRVMENPGLMAFLPKICKYLLGEDLALPSVATWWCGQPKEMAYVFDHIETLVIRNIYRGTNHKSIFGGNLTKVELEKLKKEILQSPYMFVGQEMVEFSTTPSWINQKLEARNAVFRSYVVADSENNSYKVMPGGLSRSSPEKGAFLVSNQTGGISKDTWILGKAKTALPTSKPIKIQPLVRNVLPSRTGERLFWLGRYLERAAYTVRLMRMTLLTYNEADEDIHLHENPVLSTLLRTLTVMTDTLPGFTEPEKLKNPEGELLSLVYDSEKSGSLAFSIQCFLSNAFAVRDRLSLDTWRILDSISEELHIMKKSSINMMQAYQSLDNMVVKLMAFYGLNIDNMTREPTWHLLNIGRFIESAANNCTILREMLATSYDVESNKELMEDTLRCNESLVTYRYRYRSNLEMHGVLSLLILHEDNPRALVFQLKEIDKHLKTLGSQDEQELFSNERKSLLDAITKIRLCDMDELCALHPEHQKFERLVQLMDEVIALLHQTSDIIYEKYFSHTGSGYQMIQSSFIPEI from the coding sequence ATGTTCAATAACGCGCCGTTTCTAGATGAAATGGCCACAGACCAAGGGAAGATCCAACCGCACTGGGAGCGCATCGCAAAATACTACGAACAGATCGGATCTGAGCGCATGGCTCAATTTCATGAAGAAGTAGGTAGACAGCTGCGAGAAAATGGTGTGACCTATAACGTCTATGGAGATCCAGACGGGATGAACCGACCCTGGATTTTGGATCCTGTTCCTATGGTTTTCAGTACCGAGGAGTGGGAAGGGATAGAGAAAGGATTGATTCAGAGAACACAGCTTTTAAATCTGATATTGAGGGATCTATATGGAGATCAGTCTCTGATCAAAGAAGGTCATATACCTTTTGAGTTGGTCTATAATCATAGGGGTTTTCTACGGCAGGCCCATCACATCAAGCTGGATGGCGAGCAGCAGTTGATCCAATATTCTTCTGATCTGGCCCGAGGGCCAAATGGCAAAATGTGGGTACTCCATGACCGCACAGACGCTCCCTCTGGAGCAGGCTATACCTTCGAAAACAGAGCTGCGATGACCCGGGTTTTTCCGGATTTGATCCGGGAAAATCATGTCAGTAAGATCACCTCGTATTATCAGACCTTCAAAAATACGCTTAGCCAGCTTACCACGAATAATAAGGAAAACCCTCGTGTGGTTCTTCTTTCTCCGGGTCCCACCAATGAGACCTTCTTTGAGCATGCCTATATTTCCTCATTTATGGGTTTTACCTTGGCTTTTGGTGAGGACCTGACGGTAAGTGATGGGTATGTTTGGCTGAAAACGATCAAAGGGCTAGAGAAAGTAGATGTGATCATCCGAAGGGTAGACGATGTCTTTTGCGATCCCTTGGAATTCCGAAGCGATTCTCATTTGGGAGTAGTGGGTTTGATGGAAGCGATCCGACAGCGAAAAGTTTTGGTGATCAATCCTTTAGGGTGTCGAGTGATGGAAAACCCTGGATTGATGGCATTTCTGCCCAAGATCTGTAAGTATCTGCTAGGTGAAGATTTGGCACTGCCCTCTGTAGCTACCTGGTGGTGTGGGCAACCCAAGGAGATGGCTTATGTTTTTGATCACATTGAAACCTTAGTCATTCGAAATATTTATAGAGGAACCAATCACAAGTCGATTTTCGGAGGAAATCTCACTAAGGTAGAGCTTGAAAAACTGAAGAAGGAGATTTTGCAAAGCCCATACATGTTTGTGGGACAGGAAATGGTAGAGTTTTCTACCACACCCTCTTGGATCAATCAAAAGTTAGAAGCAAGGAATGCAGTTTTTCGCAGTTATGTGGTGGCTGATTCTGAAAACAATAGCTATAAAGTCATGCCGGGTGGTTTGTCTAGAAGTTCCCCTGAGAAAGGGGCATTTTTGGTTTCCAACCAGACTGGAGGTATCAGTAAAGACACTTGGATATTAGGCAAAGCAAAAACTGCATTGCCTACATCAAAACCCATCAAAATACAGCCACTGGTTAGAAATGTACTGCCTAGCCGTACTGGAGAGCGGCTTTTCTGGCTGGGAAGATATCTGGAGCGGGCGGCTTATACGGTACGTTTGATGCGGATGACCCTACTGACTTATAATGAAGCCGATGAGGACATCCATTTGCATGAAAATCCAGTGCTCAGTACCCTGCTGAGAACGCTTACGGTGATGACGGATACTTTGCCGGGATTCACTGAACCCGAAAAATTGAAAAATCCAGAAGGAGAATTACTTTCTCTGGTTTATGATTCAGAAAAGTCCGGTAGTCTAGCCTTTTCCATACAATGTTTCCTGTCGAATGCCTTTGCGGTCCGGGATAGGTTGAGCTTAGATACCTGGAGGATTTTGGACAGCATCTCCGAAGAACTCCACATCATGAAAAAATCAAGTATCAACATGATGCAAGCCTACCAAAGTTTGGATAATATGGTGGTGAAACTGATGGCTTTCTATGGGTTGAATATTGATAACATGACCCGGGAACCAACTTGGCACCTGTTGAACATAGGAAGGTTTATAGAATCGGCGGCTAATAACTGCACTATTCTCCGCGAAATGTTAGCTACATCATATGATGTAGAGTCAAATAAGGAGCTAATGGAGGATACCTTGCGATGCAATGAAAGTTTGGTGACTTACCGTTATAGATACAGGTCCAACCTGGAGATGCATGGGGTATTGAGTCTATTGATTCTTCACGAGGATAACCCCAGGGCATTGGTTTTTCAATTGAAAGAAATTGATAAACACCTAAAAACCCTGGGTAGTCAGGACGAGCAGGAGCTTTTCAGTAATGAAAGAAAAAGCTTGCTAGATGCCATCACCAAAATCAGACTGTGTGACATGGATGAGCTATGCGCCCTACATCCGGAGCATCAAAAGTTTGAGCGATTAGTCCAGTTGATGGATGAAGTGATAGCGCTGCTGCACCAAACCTCGGATATTATTTATGAAAAATACTTTAGTCACACAGGTAGTGGCTATCAGATGATTCAAAGCTCCTTTATTCCTGAAATATGA
- a CDS encoding transglutaminase family protein — MSIKVAIRHYTKYDYEKHISLSPQVIRLRPAPHSRTHIKGYSLNIKPENHFINWQQDPFGNYLARVVFPEKVKYFEIDVEVIADMVVLNPFDFFVDDYASTFPFEYEESLKIQLGPYLDIKEKDPLLLKLVEKAKSLITKDIITVDYLVAINAMINQELKYHVRMEPGVQTCEETLTLGSGSCRDFAWLFVQVLRHLGLASRFASGYLVQLTADEKSLDGPSGPEADFTDLHAWTEVYVPGAGWIGLDSTSGLFAGEGHIPLACTPSPQDAAPISGMAEPAETEFHFENKVTRIKETPRVTKPYSDEQWEKIISVGDQVDQDLVDNDVRLTMGGEPTFVAVDNQDAPEWNSDADGEHKRKLANILFHKLKDEFGKGALMQYGQGKWYPGEPLPRWKLACFWRKDGVPLWHHDHLMADLSKDYKLTSDDAKKFAAELVEQLSIDPKNIRPLYEDPFYFIWQEGNIPVNVDPYKYDLKSPLERQKLSQLLNEGMDKPVGFSIPLEWEYTEQRWMSCRWEFRRKDMFLIPGNSPAGLRLPLDAIAFTPAKEEPLKPESDLFAPVDALPESEKPVKRDPINSERVFKTSLVTEVREGKLFVFFPPVSFIAHYLDLVAAVERTALKLNMPILIEGYDPPADKRIEKMMITPDPGVIEVNIQPAKSWKEVLKNYGTLYEKARETRLISEKFNVDGKHTGTGGGNHITLGGDSPENSPLLRRPDVLRSFITYWQHHPALSYLFSTQFIGPTSQAPRVDEGRDDMLYELELAFQQVPEGKENEIPFWMVDRIFRNLLVDITGNTHRAEFCIDKLHSPDSSSGRLGILEFRGFDMPPHFRMSMVQLLLIRALLSWFWKEPYKHKLVRWGTTLHDKFLLPHYCQKDMKEVVNDLKGAGYGFDISWFDPFFSFRFPFIGELQAEDIHIDMRMAIEPWHVLGEEMSSTGTARYVDSSLERLQVKISGLTDSRYFLLCNGYRIPLKNTGVQGEFVAGIRYRAWQPYSALHPTIGIDTPLVIDLYDSWTKKSVAACQYHVVHPGGRSYDNFPVNSYEAEARRVSRFFDYGHTISQPTVPLAQEQNQSGRYITETKADTDYTVLVEEVNPDFPYTMDLRRYKKREI; from the coding sequence ATGTCTATTAAAGTAGCGATCCGGCATTATACCAAGTATGATTACGAAAAGCATATTAGTTTAAGCCCGCAGGTGATTCGCCTTCGGCCCGCACCACATTCACGCACACACATCAAGGGGTATTCTTTGAATATCAAGCCTGAAAACCATTTCATCAATTGGCAGCAGGATCCATTTGGAAATTACCTGGCCAGAGTGGTTTTTCCTGAGAAAGTCAAGTATTTCGAGATCGATGTGGAAGTGATTGCGGATATGGTGGTGCTTAATCCTTTTGATTTCTTTGTGGATGACTATGCTTCCACTTTTCCTTTTGAATATGAGGAAAGTCTCAAAATCCAACTAGGACCTTATTTGGACATCAAAGAAAAAGATCCTCTTCTGCTAAAATTGGTAGAAAAGGCTAAGTCCCTAATCACAAAGGATATCATCACCGTGGATTATCTGGTAGCCATTAATGCCATGATCAACCAAGAGCTGAAGTATCATGTGCGAATGGAGCCCGGTGTGCAGACCTGCGAAGAAACCCTGACTTTAGGATCAGGTTCTTGTCGTGATTTTGCCTGGCTATTTGTACAGGTTTTGAGGCATTTAGGCTTGGCTTCACGTTTTGCTTCTGGTTATTTGGTCCAGTTGACTGCTGACGAGAAATCTCTGGATGGACCATCAGGTCCAGAGGCTGATTTCACAGATCTTCATGCCTGGACAGAAGTTTATGTCCCGGGAGCTGGTTGGATAGGCTTGGACTCCACCTCCGGATTGTTTGCAGGAGAAGGGCATATCCCACTGGCCTGCACGCCTAGTCCACAGGATGCCGCTCCCATCTCCGGTATGGCCGAGCCAGCTGAGACCGAGTTTCATTTCGAAAACAAGGTGACCCGGATAAAAGAAACTCCGCGAGTGACCAAGCCATACAGCGATGAGCAATGGGAGAAAATCATTTCAGTAGGGGATCAGGTAGATCAGGATTTAGTAGATAATGATGTGCGGCTGACTATGGGAGGTGAACCCACCTTCGTAGCCGTGGACAATCAAGATGCTCCGGAATGGAACTCCGATGCTGATGGTGAACATAAGCGTAAGTTAGCCAATATACTGTTTCACAAACTCAAAGATGAATTTGGGAAAGGGGCGCTCATGCAATATGGACAAGGAAAATGGTATCCTGGTGAGCCTTTGCCCCGCTGGAAACTAGCCTGTTTCTGGAGAAAAGATGGGGTGCCGCTTTGGCACCATGATCATCTGATGGCAGACCTGTCTAAAGATTACAAATTGACCTCAGATGATGCGAAAAAGTTTGCTGCTGAGCTAGTAGAGCAGTTGAGTATAGATCCCAAAAATATTCGTCCACTATATGAGGACCCTTTCTACTTTATCTGGCAGGAAGGCAATATTCCTGTCAATGTGGATCCTTATAAGTATGACTTGAAGTCCCCTTTGGAGCGGCAGAAACTATCTCAGTTGCTCAATGAAGGCATGGACAAGCCAGTAGGATTTTCCATTCCATTGGAGTGGGAATATACCGAGCAGAGATGGATGAGTTGCAGGTGGGAATTCCGCCGAAAGGATATGTTTTTGATTCCGGGGAATTCTCCTGCAGGGTTAAGGTTGCCTTTGGACGCTATTGCTTTTACCCCTGCCAAAGAAGAACCCCTTAAGCCTGAGAGTGATCTATTTGCCCCAGTGGATGCGCTTCCTGAGTCTGAGAAGCCGGTAAAAAGGGACCCCATAAACTCTGAACGTGTATTTAAGACCTCTCTGGTGACGGAAGTTCGTGAAGGAAAGCTTTTTGTGTTCTTTCCTCCTGTTTCTTTTATAGCGCATTATCTAGACCTAGTGGCAGCTGTGGAGCGTACCGCTCTAAAACTAAATATGCCTATTCTCATCGAAGGGTATGACCCTCCTGCGGACAAACGGATTGAAAAAATGATGATTACACCAGACCCTGGTGTGATCGAGGTGAATATTCAACCTGCCAAATCCTGGAAGGAGGTTTTGAAAAATTACGGTACGCTTTACGAAAAGGCGCGGGAAACCCGTCTCATCAGCGAGAAATTTAATGTGGACGGAAAGCATACCGGTACCGGGGGAGGAAATCACATCACCCTAGGTGGAGATTCCCCGGAAAACAGCCCACTATTGAGAAGGCCAGATGTCCTGAGAAGTTTCATTACCTACTGGCAGCATCACCCTGCACTCTCTTATCTATTCTCTACCCAGTTCATAGGGCCTACTAGTCAAGCTCCTAGAGTAGATGAGGGCAGAGATGATATGTTGTATGAGTTGGAATTGGCTTTTCAGCAGGTTCCTGAGGGAAAGGAAAATGAAATTCCCTTTTGGATGGTGGATAGGATTTTCAGAAATCTCCTTGTGGATATTACTGGAAATACGCATAGAGCGGAGTTTTGCATTGATAAATTGCACTCTCCGGATTCCAGTAGTGGTAGATTAGGGATTTTAGAATTCAGAGGTTTCGATATGCCTCCTCATTTCCGAATGAGCATGGTGCAGCTACTTTTGATTCGGGCTTTGCTCAGCTGGTTTTGGAAAGAGCCCTACAAGCATAAATTGGTGAGGTGGGGGACTACTTTGCATGATAAGTTCCTGCTGCCACACTATTGTCAAAAGGATATGAAAGAGGTGGTAAATGATCTTAAAGGTGCTGGGTATGGTTTTGATATTTCATGGTTTGATCCATTTTTCAGCTTCCGCTTTCCTTTCATCGGGGAGCTACAAGCAGAAGATATTCATATAGATATGCGCATGGCGATTGAGCCCTGGCATGTACTGGGAGAGGAGATGTCCAGTACGGGTACAGCCAGGTATGTGGATTCTTCCCTGGAAAGACTGCAGGTGAAAATCTCGGGATTGACAGACTCTAGGTACTTTTTGCTTTGCAATGGTTACAGGATTCCACTGAAAAACACAGGAGTTCAAGGGGAGTTTGTAGCTGGTATTCGTTACCGAGCTTGGCAGCCTTATTCTGCGCTGCACCCCACCATAGGGATAGATACGCCCTTGGTGATAGACTTATATGACTCCTGGACCAAGAAATCTGTGGCTGCATGTCAATATCATGTGGTGCATCCTGGCGGAAGAAGTTATGATAACTTCCCGGTAAATAGCTATGAAGCGGAAGCCAGGCGAGTTTCACGCTTTTTTGATTATGGGCATACCATTTCCCAGCCTACCGTACCTTTAGCTCAGGAGCAAAATCAATCTGGGAGATATATTACCGAGACGAAAGCTGACACCGATTATACTGTACTAGTCGAAGAAGTCAACCCAGATTTCCCTTATACCATGGATCTGCGCAGATATAAAAAAAGAGAAATCTGA
- a CDS encoding ROK family protein has product MEKNKKKILVIDIGGSNVKILATGAQERIKIPSGADFKPEEMVELVKENASDWEYDMITMGFPGIVKENRIISEPVNLGKGWNKFDFQAAFNLPIKFINDAAMQALGGYEGKKLLFLGLGTGLGTAMVIHNTILPMEGGHLPFKKKTFEEYISKEYLAKKGPEHWEKNVQKTIKIFRRIFQPDDILLGGGNSKLLTEVPEDCRLGTNQNAFKGGFKFWEEDFKL; this is encoded by the coding sequence ATGGAAAAAAACAAGAAGAAAATCCTGGTCATAGATATCGGGGGCTCAAATGTGAAAATCCTGGCTACAGGTGCTCAAGAAAGAATAAAAATACCATCTGGAGCTGATTTTAAGCCCGAAGAAATGGTAGAACTAGTTAAGGAAAATGCCTCAGATTGGGAATACGATATGATTACCATGGGTTTTCCGGGAATAGTGAAAGAAAATCGAATCATCAGTGAGCCTGTAAATCTGGGCAAAGGCTGGAATAAATTTGATTTTCAGGCCGCTTTTAACCTTCCCATCAAATTCATCAACGATGCCGCCATGCAGGCATTGGGAGGATACGAGGGTAAAAAACTGCTTTTTTTGGGATTAGGTACAGGATTGGGCACTGCTATGGTGATCCATAATACCATTCTCCCTATGGAAGGCGGACATTTGCCATTTAAGAAAAAAACTTTCGAAGAATACATCAGCAAGGAGTACCTAGCCAAAAAAGGCCCTGAACACTGGGAAAAGAATGTTCAAAAAACCATCAAAATTTTCAGAAGAATCTTCCAGCCAGATGATATCCTGCTCGGTGGTGGCAATTCGAAGTTACTGACCGAGGTTCCGGAGGACTGCAGGCTCGGAACCAACCAAAATGCATTTAAAGGTGGTTTTAAGTTTTGGGAAGAGGATTTCAAGCTTTAG